The Vibrio sp. FE10 nucleotide sequence CATCAGACCTACAAAGAAGCTCTCAACGACGCCACCATAAATTCTAAAGACGAAGGCAAGCTAAAAACAGTAATGCAGCTTAACCAGTTCATTGGTGAGCGTACCAGTGAAACGGGCATGACGTTCAAAAAGGTGCTGCATGCTAACCCTGAGCTTTCTTATCTAAAAGATCGCCCCGCCGAATTTGCCGCACGAGGAACTTATCATCAATTAGAGCGAGAGAAGAAAGTTGCGGCATTAGCACACATGCGTGAAGCAGGATGGGGTTTTTTCTTTGTCTATGACGGCCAAGATGCCCTCAGCCAGCAACTGGCGCCATCAATGCAAAGCTTTGCCGATACTCACGGGATTGAAATTTTAGGTCTGTCTCGCGACCACACGTTTGTGTCTGGCATTCGGGAAAACCGAGTGAACGACAACAAAGTTGAGGTGCCTTTTTCGCCTGCTCTGATTTTAGTTAACCCCAACACTGGTGAGATGAAACCGTTGGCGTACGGTTTTATCTCTCAAACTGCGTTGTTAGGCCGTTTTTATAACGTAGCTAACGATTATCAAACCCCCGATTTTTAAGGCAGCGAATGCTTGCCACGACTCAGAGAGACACTCTATGTTAATCCGAACCCTATTATTATGCCTCTTTGCCCTGTCACCACTATCAGCGGCTCAGGCCTCCCCGAACGACGACTATGCGATGGTGTTTTTCTTTCGAAGTGATTGCCCTTACTGTCACCGCTTCGCGCCTAAGCTGAAACACGTTACTGAGCTTCAGCAATTACAAACATACGCGTTTTCACTCGATGGTCAATCGATCCCACATTACCCCGTACCTATTCCAGCTACGCCGGAGATAAGTCAAATGTTTTTTGATAATCCTCGGAGTATCACTGTGCCTGCGACATTTTTCATCAATGTGAACTCTCAAAAGTTTGTGCGTCTGTCGATTGGGGATGTATCAGCTGATGTATTGAACCAAAGTATCACGCGCATTTTAAGCGATCCTAAGACACTGGAGGCGTTGCAATGAATCATACGAAACGACGACCTATATGGCGTCCATTCGTCCTCGCCCTGGGGCTGAGTGGTATTATGATAAGCAGCGTGAAGGCGGGCGGTGTTAATTCCTCTTTGGATGGGTTTTTTAATGATTTAGGTTATAACACGAATGTTACTCACCCGAATGCTTATAAGGGACAAGCTGCGAGCTACTATAACGGCGGTTCACTTTCCGTACGCTCCCCCATCAAGAGTGCACAGCTTGTAAGTGTTAATTTGCCTGATGTCTCTATGGGTTGCGGCGGCATCGACGCCTTTATGGGGGGGTTCTCACACATTA carries:
- the traF gene encoding type-F conjugative transfer system pilin assembly protein TraF gives rise to the protein MTHITRTLLALTLLYGGSVQASQSPLGWKWYNEPVVKPASKKTPPKPIPPNQTTRVMSATEQMDWFHQTYKEALNDATINSKDEGKLKTVMQLNQFIGERTSETGMTFKKVLHANPELSYLKDRPAEFAARGTYHQLEREKKVAALAHMREAGWGFFFVYDGQDALSQQLAPSMQSFADTHGIEILGLSRDHTFVSGIRENRVNDNKVEVPFSPALILVNPNTGEMKPLAYGFISQTALLGRFYNVANDYQTPDF
- the trbB gene encoding type-F conjugative transfer system pilin assembly thiol-disulfide isomerase TrbB, which encodes MLIRTLLLCLFALSPLSAAQASPNDDYAMVFFFRSDCPYCHRFAPKLKHVTELQQLQTYAFSLDGQSIPHYPVPIPATPEISQMFFDNPRSITVPATFFINVNSQKFVRLSIGDVSADVLNQSITRILSDPKTLEALQ